From a region of the Apibacter sp. B3706 genome:
- a CDS encoding RsmD family RNA methyltransferase, with amino-acid sequence MIRIISGKLKGKKISAPKHFDVRPTTDFAKEALFSIISNRYMISDISVLDLFSGIGSIDYEFASRGCKDITSVELNGKHVKFIQDTIKVLGINEVNVIKQNVFSFLEKQSYKKYDLIFADPPFDLEDKQYENLIKSVFENYFLSEQGEFILEHNTRKDFSEFPNFTESRKYGNVRFSFFSLSHD; translated from the coding sequence ATGATACGAATTATATCAGGAAAATTAAAGGGAAAGAAGATTTCAGCCCCCAAACATTTTGATGTTAGACCCACAACTGATTTTGCGAAAGAAGCATTATTTAGCATTATTTCCAATAGATATATGATATCGGATATTTCAGTGCTCGATTTATTTTCCGGGATTGGTTCAATAGATTATGAATTTGCTTCGCGTGGTTGTAAAGATATAACCTCGGTAGAATTGAACGGAAAGCATGTTAAATTTATTCAAGATACCATTAAAGTCTTAGGAATAAATGAAGTAAATGTGATAAAACAAAATGTTTTTAGTTTTTTAGAAAAACAAAGCTATAAAAAATATGATCTCATATTTGCAGATCCCCCTTTCGATTTAGAAGATAAACAATACGAAAATTTAATAAAATCTGTATTTGAGAATTATTTTTTATCCGAACAAGGCGAATTTATTTTAGAACATAATACAAGAAAAGATTTTTCCGAATTTCCAAATTTTACCGAATCCAGAAAATACGGTAATGTTCGATTCTCTTTTTTTAGTTTATCTCATGATTAA
- a CDS encoding nitrilase-related carbon-nitrogen hydrolase, which yields MITNDLFVNLIEYSPQWENCSENLSFLSLLLENLTSSDLIILPEMFNSGFSLNPTKIAEKMDGRTIKWMIEISLKKHTAICGSLVIEDNGNFYNRFIFVAEGKIVTYYDKRHLFSYGGENRSYTAGNNRVVFSYRGWKICPMICFDLRFPVWFRNTEYYDLLINVANWPDSRIDTWDTLLKARAIENLCYVCGVNRIGSEPTGLNYIGHSSIYTPVGKKLNLTNNRNTIYSQNISLDEIKKWRSQYNFLEEQDHFKILNE from the coding sequence ATGATTACGAATGATTTATTTGTCAATTTAATCGAATATTCTCCTCAGTGGGAAAATTGTTCTGAAAATCTTTCTTTTTTATCATTACTTTTAGAAAATTTAACTTCATCGGATCTTATTATTTTACCTGAAATGTTTAATTCCGGTTTCAGTCTTAATCCTACTAAAATCGCTGAAAAAATGGACGGTAGAACAATAAAGTGGATGATTGAAATTTCTTTAAAAAAACACACCGCTATTTGTGGAAGTTTAGTAATTGAAGATAATGGCAATTTTTATAACCGATTTATCTTTGTTGCTGAAGGAAAAATAGTAACGTATTATGATAAGCGACATTTATTTTCATATGGAGGAGAAAATCGATCTTATACAGCGGGAAATAATCGCGTTGTTTTTTCCTATAGAGGATGGAAAATTTGTCCAATGATTTGCTTTGATCTTCGTTTTCCGGTTTGGTTCAGAAATACGGAGTATTATGATTTATTGATAAATGTTGCTAATTGGCCGGATTCTCGTATAGATACTTGGGATACATTATTGAAAGCTCGTGCCATTGAAAATTTATGTTATGTTTGCGGAGTAAACAGAATCGGTTCTGAACCAACCGGGCTCAATTATATTGGTCATTCGTCAATTTACACACCCGTTGGTAAAAAGTTAAATTTAACAAATAACCGTAATACAATTTATAGTCAAAACATTTCATTAGATGAAATAAAGAAATGGAGATCTCAATATAATTTTTTAGAAGAACAAGATCATTTTAAAATTTTAAATGAATAG
- a CDS encoding endonuclease: protein MHHTIAFYNVENLYESGNNKNIGDLLFQGSRSWNISRYKNKLAKIAKTISRIGEEETQKLPTFFGLCEIENKKVIDELLEEFPFKANYGYVHKDSLDERGIDTAFFYNKEFFTIEDSEFIRIPIFNSDGSRDYTRDITYAKGKLENITIHFFVLHLPSKRENNINVSKRIHILHELRKKINEIFDKDILANIIIMGDFNEDPTTTYLYQQLWNKKTIQELKERELYNPFENLYKRDLYSTFHEGKGMLFDQIIFSKSFFDENSKLRYSNSNVFNPPFLQSPDREKLGTPWRTYTGSRYLGGYSDHFPVYAIIENIK, encoded by the coding sequence ATGCATCATACTATTGCATTTTACAATGTTGAAAATCTATATGAATCCGGAAATAATAAAAATATTGGCGATTTACTTTTTCAGGGTAGTCGTTCCTGGAACATTTCAAGATATAAAAATAAATTAGCTAAAATAGCCAAAACCATTAGTAGGATAGGAGAAGAAGAAACTCAAAAATTACCAACGTTTTTTGGTTTATGTGAAATTGAAAATAAAAAGGTGATAGATGAACTTCTTGAAGAATTTCCGTTTAAAGCTAATTATGGTTATGTTCATAAAGACTCATTGGATGAAAGAGGTATAGATACTGCTTTTTTTTACAATAAAGAATTCTTTACTATTGAAGATTCAGAATTTATAAGAATTCCTATATTTAATAGTGATGGTAGTAGAGATTATACAAGAGACATTACGTATGCAAAAGGAAAACTAGAAAATATAACCATTCATTTTTTTGTATTGCATTTACCTTCTAAAAGAGAAAATAATATTAATGTATCTAAACGTATTCATATACTACACGAATTAAGAAAAAAAATTAATGAAATTTTTGATAAAGATATCTTAGCAAATATTATTATAATGGGTGATTTTAATGAAGATCCTACCACCACCTATTTATATCAACAACTTTGGAATAAAAAAACGATACAAGAATTAAAAGAACGCGAATTATATAATCCCTTTGAGAATTTATATAAAAGAGATTTATACAGTACTTTTCATGAAGGAAAAGGGATGCTTTTTGATCAAATTATTTTTTCCAAATCTTTTTTCGATGAAAACAGCAAACTTAGATATTCAAATTCCAATGTATTTAATCCTCCATTTCTTCAAAGTCCGGATAGGGAAAAATTAGGAACCCCTTGGCGGACCTATACAGGAAGTAGATATTTAGGAGGGTATAGTGACCACTTTCCTGTATATGCTATTATAGAAAATATAAAATAA
- the ahcY gene encoding adenosylhomocysteinase, with amino-acid sequence MSTKIDYIPYKVKDISLADWGRMEIELAEAEMPGLMALRKEYKDEQPLKGARIAGCLHMTIQTAVLIETLQALGAEVSWSSCNIFSTQDHAAAAIAAKGTSVYAWKGMNEDEFNWCIEQTLFFGEDKKPLNMILDDGGDLTNMVLDKYPELVPGIKGLSEETTTGVHRLHERVKNGTLLLPAININDSVTKSKFDNKYGCKESAVDAVRRATDLMIAGKVVVVAGYGDVGKGSAASFRGAGARVIVTEIDPICALQAAMDGYEVKKMDYAITKADIVITCTGNCDIIQSKHFENMKDKTVVCNIGHFDNEIDMAWLNANYGSTKVTIKPQVDKYTINGKDIIVLAEGRLVNLGCATGHPSFVMSNSFCNQTLAQIELWHNSNNYENKVYTLPKHLDEKVAMLHLAKIGVELDTLSEKQAKYIGVPVKGPFKSDEYRY; translated from the coding sequence ATGAGCACAAAAATTGATTATATCCCTTATAAAGTAAAGGATATCTCATTGGCCGATTGGGGAAGAATGGAAATTGAATTAGCGGAAGCAGAAATGCCCGGATTGATGGCCTTACGTAAAGAATACAAAGACGAACAGCCCTTGAAAGGCGCAAGGATAGCCGGTTGTCTTCATATGACTATACAAACCGCTGTTTTAATTGAAACCTTACAAGCATTAGGAGCTGAAGTTTCTTGGAGCTCATGTAATATTTTTTCTACTCAAGATCACGCAGCAGCTGCTATAGCAGCTAAAGGAACATCTGTATATGCTTGGAAGGGAATGAATGAAGACGAATTTAACTGGTGTATTGAACAAACTCTTTTCTTTGGTGAAGATAAAAAGCCGTTAAACATGATTTTAGATGATGGAGGAGATTTAACAAATATGGTTTTAGATAAATATCCCGAGTTAGTACCGGGAATTAAAGGTTTATCAGAAGAAACTACTACAGGTGTACATCGTTTGCACGAAAGAGTAAAAAACGGTACGCTGCTATTACCGGCCATCAATATAAATGATTCCGTAACCAAGTCTAAATTTGATAATAAATACGGATGTAAAGAATCTGCTGTTGATGCAGTACGCAGGGCAACAGATTTGATGATTGCGGGAAAAGTAGTTGTAGTTGCAGGATATGGTGATGTAGGAAAAGGTTCAGCGGCTTCATTTAGAGGAGCAGGAGCCAGAGTTATAGTTACTGAAATCGACCCGATTTGTGCCTTACAAGCCGCTATGGATGGATATGAAGTTAAAAAGATGGATTATGCCATTACCAAAGCTGATATTGTAATTACTTGTACAGGAAATTGCGATATTATTCAAAGTAAGCATTTCGAGAATATGAAAGATAAAACCGTAGTTTGTAATATAGGACATTTCGATAATGAAATTGATATGGCCTGGTTAAATGCCAACTATGGATCTACAAAGGTTACTATTAAGCCGCAAGTAGATAAATATACGATCAATGGTAAAGATATTATTGTTCTTGCCGAAGGTCGATTAGTAAATTTAGGTTGTGCAACCGGTCATCCAAGTTTTGTGATGAGTAATTCTTTTTGCAATCAAACGCTGGCTCAAATAGAATTATGGCACAATTCAAATAACTATGAAAATAAAGTTTATACCTTGCCTAAACATTTAGACGAAAAAGTTGCCATGCTTCACCTGGCTAAAATAGGGGTTGAATTGGATACTCTTTCAGAAAAACAGGCAAAATATATTGGAGTTCCTGTTAAAGGACCATTTAAATCGGATGAATATAGATATTAA
- a CDS encoding CD225/dispanin family protein — protein MEDQHSNLQYENSAASTVPTDEKNDRLPNNHMVLAIISTILNIFSFSLIGIIFGVLSIIFANEVKTIYNSGDHFGAMLKSKDTRILSIISLIIFFFNVLIYILLILFIIFFGNMFYYQGWFKNG, from the coding sequence ATGGAAGATCAACATTCAAATTTGCAATATGAAAATTCAGCTGCTTCGACAGTTCCAACTGACGAAAAAAATGATAGATTACCCAATAATCATATGGTATTAGCAATTATTTCTACCATACTTAATATTTTTTCTTTTAGTTTAATAGGAATTATATTTGGAGTTTTATCTATAATATTTGCTAATGAGGTAAAAACTATTTACAATTCCGGAGATCATTTCGGAGCAATGTTAAAATCAAAAGACACTCGAATTTTATCAATAATTTCTTTAATTATCTTTTTTTTCAATGTTTTAATATACATTTTACTTATTCTCTTTATTATATTTTTTGGAAATATGTTTTATTACCAAGGATGGTTTAAGAATGGTTAA
- a CDS encoding cupin-like domain-containing protein, which produces MFTYKPIDRVEKISKEDFYNQYYKPQKPVVIEKLTEDWPAYKKWNFDYIKKVAGDKIVPLYNNDPVSADKKVNEPDARMKMSDYIDLLQKGPTDLRIFLFNILKQVPAMQDDFKFPDLGLNLFKNLPMLFFGGAGSNVFMHFDIDLANILHFHFAGEKQCILMKPQDTKYMYKIPYATICREDIDFDNPDFDKWPGLKYVTPYKAHLSHGEMLYMPEGWWHYMQYLTPSFSMSLRSLAKRPANFANAVLNIFIKRNYDNFMRKRQGQKWIEYKNNKAILDTNRAIHLSK; this is translated from the coding sequence ATGTTTACTTATAAACCTATTGACCGAGTTGAAAAAATATCCAAAGAAGACTTTTATAATCAATATTATAAACCACAAAAACCGGTTGTAATTGAAAAACTGACTGAAGATTGGCCTGCTTATAAAAAATGGAATTTTGACTATATTAAAAAAGTTGCAGGAGATAAAATTGTCCCTCTGTATAATAATGATCCGGTTAGTGCTGACAAAAAAGTAAATGAACCGGACGCCAGAATGAAAATGTCCGACTATATTGATTTACTTCAAAAAGGCCCGACTGATTTAAGAATATTCTTATTTAATATACTGAAACAAGTACCGGCCATGCAAGACGATTTTAAGTTTCCGGACTTAGGCCTAAATTTATTTAAAAATTTACCTATGTTGTTTTTCGGAGGTGCGGGTTCCAATGTTTTTATGCATTTTGATATAGATTTAGCCAATATTTTACATTTTCATTTTGCAGGTGAAAAACAATGCATATTGATGAAACCTCAAGATACGAAGTATATGTATAAAATACCATATGCTACTATTTGCAGAGAAGACATAGATTTTGATAATCCGGATTTTGATAAATGGCCCGGATTAAAATACGTTACTCCATATAAGGCTCATTTATCTCATGGTGAAATGCTATATATGCCTGAGGGTTGGTGGCACTATATGCAATATTTAACTCCGAGTTTTTCAATGAGTTTACGATCTTTGGCTAAAAGACCTGCAAATTTTGCTAATGCTGTATTGAATATTTTCATTAAAAGGAATTACGATAATTTTATGAGAAAAAGACAGGGGCAAAAATGGATTGAATATAAAAATAATAAGGCCATACTTGATACTAACAGAGCAATTCATCTTTCAAAATAA
- a CDS encoding acetate/propionate family kinase: MLILVINAGSSSIKYQLLNMDSNSVIAKGLVERIGTTGGIITHKYLKNGISDKKQIHQEFPTHVEGMKLIVELLTAKDVGVINDPSEIKGVGHRIVQGGGKFNVPVLITDEVKNEIDEMSALAPLHNPANLLGIEVAQKFFPNTPQVAVFDTAFHLTMPPKAYRYAIPNHFYTDYKIRSYGAHGTSHKYVRRQAVNYLNNQEAKIITIHLGNGSSITAINEKGESIDTSMGFTPLNGLVMGTRSGDIDPSVLFYMVRECGVKFEELDDLLNKKSGMLGLTGKSDARDVDEMYLNGDPNAILCLDLYSYRVKKYIGAYIAALNGVDAIAFTAGIGENDAQLRSLICKDLDYLGIKLDENKNVELSGPEKVEEVQASDSKVKIMIIPTNEELEIANETLNILKKM, from the coding sequence ATGTTAATATTAGTTATTAATGCGGGAAGTTCTTCTATTAAATATCAATTGCTTAACATGGATTCAAACTCCGTTATTGCTAAAGGATTGGTAGAAAGAATAGGTACGACTGGCGGAATTATTACACACAAATATCTGAAAAACGGTATTTCAGATAAAAAACAAATTCATCAAGAATTTCCTACACATGTTGAAGGAATGAAACTTATTGTTGAATTGTTAACAGCAAAAGATGTTGGAGTTATTAATGATCCATCAGAAATAAAAGGAGTAGGACATCGAATTGTACAAGGCGGGGGGAAATTTAACGTTCCGGTTTTAATTACTGATGAAGTAAAAAACGAAATTGATGAAATGAGTGCTTTAGCACCCTTACATAATCCTGCTAACTTGTTAGGTATTGAAGTTGCGCAAAAGTTTTTTCCAAATACCCCTCAAGTAGCTGTATTTGATACAGCATTCCATCTTACTATGCCACCTAAAGCATACAGATATGCAATTCCAAACCATTTTTACACAGATTACAAGATAAGATCTTACGGAGCGCATGGAACAAGTCATAAATACGTAAGAAGGCAGGCCGTAAATTACTTAAATAATCAAGAAGCTAAAATCATAACTATTCATTTAGGAAATGGATCAAGCATTACCGCTATTAATGAAAAAGGGGAGAGTATTGATACCTCAATGGGCTTTACCCCGCTTAATGGTTTAGTAATGGGTACTAGAAGTGGAGACATAGATCCATCCGTTCTTTTTTACATGGTTAGAGAATGCGGAGTTAAATTCGAGGAATTGGATGATCTGCTAAATAAAAAATCTGGAATGTTAGGTCTTACCGGAAAAAGCGATGCAAGAGATGTTGACGAGATGTATTTAAACGGTGATCCTAACGCTATTTTGTGTTTAGACTTGTATTCTTATAGAGTTAAGAAATACATAGGAGCGTATATAGCCGCTCTAAATGGTGTGGATGCGATTGCTTTTACAGCCGGGATCGGTGAAAATGATGCCCAATTGCGTTCATTAATTTGTAAAGACTTAGATTATTTAGGTATTAAATTGGATGAAAACAAGAATGTTGAATTGAGCGGGCCGGAAAAGGTAGAAGAAGTTCAGGCTTCCGATTCAAAAGTTAAAATAATGATAATACCTACTAATGAAGAATTAGAAATAGCTAATGAAACTTTGAACATTTTAAAGAAAATGTAA
- the metG gene encoding methionine--tRNA ligase: MSRYTITTALPYANGPLHIGHLAGVYIPADVYARFLRRNDHDVILIGGSDEHGIPITIRAKKEGVSPQDVVDRYHELMKQTFTELGISYDNYSRTTAPIHIKTAQEFFLKLYEDGKFIEEETEQYFDEKANEFLADRYIVGTCPKCGNTNAYGDQCEKCGSTLSPDELINPHSMLSGEKPILKKTKHWYLPLNEYQEFISDWILKGHKKDWKPNVYGQVKSWLEEGLKPRAMTRDLDWGVPVPLEGEKGKVLYVWFDAPIGYISSTKEWAERTGKDWKPYWQDKETKLVHFIAKDNIVFHCIIFPAMLKAHGDYILPDNVPANEFLNLENDKISTSRNWAVWAHEYLADFPGKQDSLRYTLIANAPETKDNNFTWKDFQTKNNSELVGIFGNFINRVSVLINKYYDGEIPEVGNNFHSEELEYLSKISKEISTYLSNYEFRNGLSSLMNLARLGNKFLQEQEPWKKIKDEPEKVKETLYVSAQIAAYLGELSEPFIPFSSQKIMNGLNLTYHSWKDLESGKILLPSGSKINLIPLLFDKIEDKQIDYQIEKLENSKKQNASLNNNRTEPQKDNITFDEFEKIDLRIGTILEAKKVEKADKLLQFKVDTGIDVRTIVSGIAESFSPEELVGKQVTVLVNLAPRKIRGIESQGMLLLSKNIDGKFSFITPDDVIENGVSVK; encoded by the coding sequence ATGAGTAGATATACTATAACTACAGCACTTCCCTATGCAAATGGCCCTTTACATATAGGTCATTTAGCAGGAGTATATATACCTGCGGACGTATATGCCCGATTTTTAAGAAGAAATGATCATGATGTTATATTAATAGGGGGGTCAGATGAACACGGAATTCCAATTACGATAAGAGCGAAAAAAGAAGGTGTTTCTCCTCAAGATGTGGTAGATAGGTATCATGAATTAATGAAGCAAACATTTACGGAATTAGGAATTTCGTATGATAACTATTCGCGTACAACGGCTCCTATACACATTAAAACAGCTCAAGAATTTTTTTTAAAACTATATGAGGATGGAAAATTCATTGAAGAAGAAACAGAACAATATTTTGATGAAAAAGCAAACGAATTTTTAGCAGATCGATATATTGTAGGAACCTGTCCTAAATGTGGTAATACAAACGCATATGGAGATCAATGCGAAAAATGTGGTTCTACATTAAGTCCGGATGAATTAATCAATCCTCATTCCATGTTAAGTGGTGAAAAGCCTATTTTAAAAAAGACGAAGCATTGGTATTTACCTCTTAATGAATATCAAGAATTTATTTCCGATTGGATATTAAAAGGTCATAAAAAAGATTGGAAACCCAATGTTTACGGTCAAGTGAAGTCATGGTTGGAAGAGGGACTTAAACCTCGTGCCATGACTCGAGATTTAGACTGGGGAGTACCTGTGCCTTTAGAAGGAGAAAAAGGTAAAGTTCTATATGTTTGGTTTGATGCCCCGATAGGGTATATTTCCTCTACCAAAGAATGGGCGGAAAGAACAGGAAAAGATTGGAAACCTTATTGGCAAGATAAAGAAACCAAGCTGGTTCATTTTATTGCAAAAGATAATATTGTTTTTCATTGCATAATTTTTCCGGCTATGTTGAAAGCTCATGGGGATTATATATTACCGGACAATGTACCGGCTAATGAATTTTTAAATTTAGAAAACGATAAAATATCAACCTCAAGAAATTGGGCGGTTTGGGCGCATGAATATCTTGCTGATTTTCCGGGAAAGCAAGATTCATTACGATATACCTTAATAGCCAATGCACCTGAAACAAAAGATAATAATTTTACTTGGAAAGATTTTCAAACTAAAAATAATTCTGAACTAGTAGGAATTTTTGGTAATTTTATAAATAGGGTATCTGTTCTAATTAATAAATATTATGATGGTGAAATACCCGAAGTTGGAAATAACTTTCATTCCGAAGAATTAGAATATCTTTCTAAAATATCCAAAGAAATATCAACTTATTTATCTAACTACGAATTCAGGAACGGTTTAAGTTCTTTAATGAATTTAGCTCGTTTAGGTAATAAATTTTTACAAGAGCAAGAGCCGTGGAAAAAAATTAAAGATGAACCGGAAAAAGTAAAAGAAACTTTATACGTATCAGCTCAAATTGCTGCTTATCTAGGGGAATTATCTGAGCCTTTTATACCTTTTTCTTCTCAAAAAATAATGAATGGATTAAATTTAACTTATCATTCATGGAAAGATCTTGAATCAGGTAAAATCTTATTACCTTCCGGAAGTAAAATAAATCTTATACCCCTTCTTTTCGATAAAATTGAAGATAAACAAATTGATTATCAAATTGAAAAATTAGAAAATTCTAAAAAACAGAATGCTTCTCTAAATAATAATCGGACCGAACCTCAAAAAGATAATATCACATTTGATGAATTTGAAAAGATTGATTTAAGAATAGGTACCATATTGGAAGCCAAAAAGGTTGAAAAAGCTGATAAATTACTGCAATTTAAAGTAGATACAGGAATAGATGTTCGAACCATTGTATCGGGAATAGCAGAAAGCTTTTCTCCTGAAGAATTAGTAGGTAAGCAGGTTACCGTGCTTGTTAATTTAGCTCCCAGAAAAATACGAGGCATTGAAAGTCAAGGGATGTTACTTTTATCAAAGAATATAGATGGAAAATTTTCATTTATAACCCCTGATGATGTCATTGAAAATGGTGTATCTGTAAAATAA
- the tig gene encoding trigger factor, which yields MNVTQNKIDDLNTIVKITIKPEDYKPNVEKSLNDYRKKLNMPGFRKGKAPMSIVKKQYEGAVTFEEINKVLNDALSNFISENKLSILGQPLPKENNELDTNAQDMTFEFELGLAPEFKVDLSKAKIPYYKIEATEKEIDDTVARMQTQFGEVVDADAIEEGGNFVGEVEEIDADGNPVEGGVNTTITFMVDDLKNKDSFLGKKKGDLITIKAQDLFNDVHQLQHFFGLSHEDAHHFNANLKITVEKTSIRTKAELNQDLFDQVYGKDKIKSEEELRAKIKEEIENYYKKESDTKFMNDSVEWLLDTIQFDLPTEFLKKFIKSKSKEPMTDEEADVEYEKSAKALRYQLIEGQILSDNQVSVQYNDLVEFTKNQMKQQFAMYGYVDIPDSELDKYVANAMKNEEHVRQSSGNLIQQELFKIFDSKIQKKEKTVTLEKFDAILKKESEEKDAKK from the coding sequence ATGAACGTTACACAAAACAAAATAGATGATTTAAATACTATTGTTAAAATCACCATTAAGCCGGAAGATTATAAACCCAACGTTGAGAAATCACTTAATGATTATCGTAAAAAGCTGAATATGCCTGGCTTCAGAAAAGGAAAAGCTCCGATGAGTATTGTTAAAAAACAATATGAAGGTGCGGTAACTTTTGAAGAAATCAACAAAGTTTTAAATGATGCTTTAAGTAACTTCATTTCTGAAAATAAATTATCCATTTTAGGGCAACCTTTGCCCAAAGAAAATAATGAATTGGATACCAATGCTCAAGATATGACCTTTGAATTTGAATTAGGATTAGCTCCTGAATTCAAAGTTGATCTTTCTAAAGCTAAAATCCCTTATTATAAAATTGAGGCTACTGAAAAAGAGATTGATGATACTGTTGCTAGAATGCAAACTCAATTTGGAGAAGTTGTAGACGCCGACGCTATTGAAGAAGGTGGAAATTTTGTAGGAGAAGTAGAAGAAATTGATGCTGACGGAAATCCTGTAGAAGGTGGTGTAAATACTACTATAACTTTTATGGTAGACGATTTAAAGAATAAAGATTCTTTTTTAGGTAAGAAAAAGGGTGATTTAATTACTATCAAGGCTCAAGATTTATTTAATGATGTACATCAACTTCAACATTTCTTTGGGCTTTCCCATGAAGATGCTCATCACTTTAATGCCAATTTAAAAATTACTGTTGAAAAAACTTCTATTAGAACAAAAGCGGAATTAAATCAAGATCTTTTTGATCAAGTTTACGGTAAAGATAAAATTAAGAGCGAAGAAGAATTAAGAGCTAAAATTAAAGAAGAAATCGAAAATTATTATAAAAAGGAATCTGATACTAAATTCATGAATGATTCTGTTGAATGGTTATTAGATACTATACAATTCGATTTACCCACTGAATTTTTGAAAAAATTCATTAAAAGCAAGTCCAAAGAACCAATGACCGACGAAGAAGCGGATGTGGAATATGAAAAATCTGCAAAAGCTTTACGTTATCAATTAATTGAAGGTCAAATTCTTTCAGATAATCAGGTAAGCGTACAATATAATGATTTGGTTGAATTCACTAAAAATCAAATGAAACAACAATTTGCAATGTATGGGTATGTAGATATTCCTGATTCAGAGTTAGACAAATATGTTGCGAATGCAATGAAAAATGAAGAACATGTTCGTCAATCTTCCGGCAACTTAATTCAACAAGAATTATTCAAAATTTTTGATTCAAAAATTCAGAAAAAAGAAAAAACTGTAACTTTAGAAAAGTTTGATGCAATATTGAAAAAAGAATCAGAAGAAAAGGACGCAAAAAAATAA
- a CDS encoding DUF3822 family protein, whose translation MKKSKRLHTSNPSLSTTVNFLFEDKKASYIINNEKKIIHYENLVNQVDKEILTHKLLRNNFFDTKCNFLDITLLNDKFTLIPNEFFEERTAEKFLNLNVPHLENLGIRFNLIPNFDLVLVFYYPEIIETLFTSYSEKIRISHTGFKFLSKINKNLYSNGFFIHIYDHYFEISIIENQKLILYNIYPYKKVEDIEYFLKFIANTLSQNLSTHILYYYHIPHHLNAIKKFEKLFQKVVPGDQNTFKRENYTLLDI comes from the coding sequence TTGAAAAAAAGTAAACGATTACATACCTCCAATCCATCATTATCTACTACAGTAAATTTTTTATTTGAAGATAAAAAAGCTTCTTATATTATAAATAATGAAAAAAAAATTATACATTATGAAAATTTAGTGAATCAAGTAGATAAAGAAATTTTAACACATAAACTTTTAAGAAATAATTTTTTTGATACCAAGTGTAATTTTTTAGACATTACACTATTAAATGACAAATTTACCCTTATTCCCAATGAATTTTTTGAAGAAAGAACTGCAGAAAAGTTTTTAAATCTTAATGTTCCGCATTTAGAAAATTTAGGAATACGATTTAATTTAATACCCAATTTTGATTTAGTTTTAGTTTTTTATTATCCCGAAATAATTGAAACTCTTTTTACCTCTTATTCCGAAAAAATAAGAATTTCTCATACGGGATTTAAATTTTTATCAAAAATTAACAAAAACCTTTACAGTAATGGTTTTTTTATACACATTTACGATCATTATTTTGAGATATCCATTATAGAAAATCAAAAATTAATTTTATATAATATATATCCATACAAAAAAGTTGAGGATATAGAATATTTTTTGAAATTTATTGCAAACACTTTATCCCAAAATCTTTCAACCCATATATTATATTATTACCATATACCGCACCATCTGAATGCAATAAAAAAATTTGAAAAGCTTTTTCAAAAGGTAGTACCCGGTGATCAAAACACTTTTAAAAGAGAAAATTATACACTATTAGATATATGA
- a CDS encoding DUF2752 domain-containing protein, whose protein sequence is MLIKILRNRGLVWFSLLTLITFLCVYYYVINPNKTNLALPCLFKLLTGLNCTGCGGQRAFHFLLHGEFLQASRYNILIYFLPFLLYALFASIQMYIFNSKKYVIKFIFSNEIGILILVFLIIFTVSRNIPYEPFIYLAPPK, encoded by the coding sequence ATGTTAATCAAAATTCTTCGAAATAGAGGTTTAGTGTGGTTTAGCTTACTAACTCTTATTACTTTCTTATGTGTTTATTATTATGTTATAAATCCCAATAAAACAAATTTAGCATTACCATGTCTTTTTAAATTATTAACCGGACTAAATTGTACGGGTTGTGGAGGGCAAAGAGCTTTTCATTTTTTATTACATGGAGAATTTTTACAAGCATCACGTTATAATATTTTAATATATTTTCTTCCTTTTCTTTTATATGCATTATTTGCATCAATTCAGATGTATATTTTTAATAGTAAAAAGTATGTAATCAAATTTATATTTTCAAATGAAATTGGAATACTGATTTTAGTGTTTCTAATTATTTTTACTGTTTCAAGAAATATCCCTTATGAACCATTTATATATTTAGCTCCTCCTAAATAA